One Chitinophaga varians DNA window includes the following coding sequences:
- a CDS encoding 5-fold beta-flower protein translates to MKKLIVTISILCCSGWVNAQTVKSTGGSTRFMVNSDGVIKNSSYSVVGRIKSDGTVEAANYKIIGYVRGERIEDSNHSTVGYIKKDGTVKNYSHSTIGYIKDNGDVQNWSRSSLGSASGVKKEWAALIFFFFDF, encoded by the coding sequence ATGAAAAAGTTAATTGTCACGATAAGTATTTTGTGCTGTAGCGGATGGGTAAATGCCCAGACGGTCAAGTCCACCGGCGGCAGCACCCGGTTCATGGTAAACAGCGACGGTGTGATCAAAAACAGCAGCTACAGCGTAGTTGGCCGTATCAAAAGCGACGGCACGGTGGAAGCGGCAAACTATAAGATCATCGGTTATGTCAGGGGAGAGCGCATAGAAGACAGTAATCATTCTACCGTTGGGTATATAAAAAAAGACGGTACCGTAAAGAACTACAGCCACAGTACGATCGGTTACATCAAGGACAATGGCGATGTGCAGAACTGGAGCCGGAGCAGCCTCGGGTCTGCGTCCGGCGTTAAAAAGGAGTGGGCGGCGTTGATCTTTTTCTTCTTTGATTTCTGA
- a CDS encoding DMT family transporter — MSKGSNSGGWLNGFIGVVLFSGSLPATRVAVLELNPVFLTVARASNAGILAAVALLIFRQKRPAREHIFPLVMVALGVVVGFPLLTAMALQYITSAHSIVFLGLLPLSTAIFGIIRGGERPRPVFWVFSVAGSLLVTGYAVAQGLTASPIGDLLMIAAIIVCGLGYAEGAKLTKVLGGWQVISWALVLALPVMLPLAFIYMPPSFEGIHADTWISLAYVSIISMFVGFIFWYRGLAQGGTATVGQLQLLQPFFGLALAASFLHEKVSIGMLGVTVGVILCVAGTRKFAK, encoded by the coding sequence ATGTCAAAAGGAAGTAATAGTGGAGGCTGGCTCAATGGTTTTATAGGCGTGGTATTGTTCAGCGGGTCGTTGCCCGCTACCAGGGTGGCCGTCCTGGAGCTGAACCCTGTTTTCCTGACGGTAGCCCGCGCCTCCAATGCGGGCATACTGGCCGCTGTTGCGTTACTGATTTTCAGGCAAAAAAGGCCGGCCCGTGAACATATTTTTCCATTGGTGATGGTAGCGCTTGGGGTGGTCGTGGGATTTCCGTTGTTAACGGCCATGGCGTTACAATACATTACCTCGGCGCATTCTATCGTTTTTTTAGGGCTGCTGCCCCTTTCGACAGCCATCTTCGGCATCATTCGTGGTGGAGAAAGGCCCCGGCCTGTATTCTGGGTATTCTCTGTTGCCGGCAGCCTGCTGGTAACAGGTTACGCGGTAGCGCAGGGACTAACGGCATCGCCTATAGGTGATTTGCTCATGATAGCAGCGATCATCGTCTGTGGACTGGGTTATGCGGAAGGAGCCAAACTGACCAAGGTGCTGGGCGGCTGGCAGGTGATTTCCTGGGCGCTTGTACTGGCTTTGCCGGTCATGCTGCCGCTGGCGTTTATCTATATGCCGCCGTCTTTCGAAGGTATTCATGCTGATACCTGGATAAGCCTCGCCTATGTGTCCATCATCAGTATGTTCGTCGGCTTTATTTTCTGGTACCGTGGACTGGCGCAAGGCGGTACTGCTACAGTAGGACAGCTGCAATTGTTACAGCCGTTTTTCGGACTGGCGCTGGCCGCCTCCTTCCTGCATGAAAAAGTGAGCATCGGCATGTTGGGCGTTACAGTGGGCGTGATCCTTTGCGTGGCGGGAACAAGGAAATTTGCAAAGTAA
- a CDS encoding family 16 glycosylhydrolase has protein sequence MFIIIVNSMKTKRLLFHVSALLLAALTSCKKDMKDNGAQPPSNSKTAVTEAYQLVWSDEFNGSSVDGSKWQFETGPNTSNNEKQYYQAANATVSNGNLVITARKQSVNGWPYTSARLNTAGRFTTKYGRIEARIKLASGQGLWPAFWMLGNNIGSVGWPQCGEIDIMEQVNTSNTIYGTMHWFSGGHASYGGTTTTSFTDYHVYAVEWDAGAIRWYVDGVKYHEGNILNNINNTGAFHNPFFIILNLAVGGDFPGQTIDESKLPASMYVDYVRVYAMTNNSGSAPIGSTISMKGFNNAYVSGENGTQAMTCNRPDAQAWEQFTVEDAGGGKIALKSMGKYVSSENGTQPITCNRATASDWEKFDWIANADGTFSLRGNNGLYVSSENGTQPMTCNRATISGWEAFRL, from the coding sequence TTGTTCATCATAATTGTAAATTCCATGAAAACAAAACGTTTATTATTCCACGTTAGCGCGCTCCTGCTGGCCGCTTTAACCTCCTGTAAAAAAGACATGAAAGACAATGGCGCCCAGCCGCCATCGAACAGCAAAACAGCTGTTACAGAGGCTTACCAGCTGGTGTGGTCCGATGAGTTCAACGGCAGCAGTGTAGACGGCAGTAAATGGCAGTTTGAAACAGGACCTAATACCAGCAACAACGAAAAACAATATTACCAGGCTGCCAACGCAACGGTCAGCAACGGCAACCTGGTGATCACAGCGCGGAAGCAGTCTGTCAACGGATGGCCCTATACGTCGGCCAGGCTCAACACCGCTGGTCGCTTTACCACCAAATACGGGCGCATAGAAGCCCGTATCAAGCTGGCCTCCGGACAGGGACTGTGGCCTGCCTTCTGGATGCTGGGCAATAACATCGGTTCCGTAGGCTGGCCCCAATGCGGTGAAATTGATATTATGGAACAGGTCAATACCAGCAACACCATCTACGGCACCATGCACTGGTTCTCCGGCGGTCACGCCTCTTATGGCGGCACTACCACCACCTCCTTTACGGACTATCACGTATATGCGGTAGAGTGGGATGCAGGCGCCATCCGCTGGTATGTGGACGGTGTCAAGTACCACGAGGGCAATATCCTTAATAACATCAACAATACCGGTGCATTCCACAATCCTTTCTTTATCATCCTTAATCTGGCGGTGGGCGGCGATTTCCCCGGACAGACCATCGACGAAAGCAAGTTGCCCGCCAGCATGTACGTTGACTATGTGCGGGTATACGCCATGACCAATAACAGCGGCAGTGCGCCTATTGGCTCCACCATTTCCATGAAAGGGTTTAACAACGCTTATGTCAGCGGTGAAAACGGTACACAGGCCATGACCTGCAACCGTCCTGACGCACAGGCATGGGAACAGTTCACCGTGGAAGATGCCGGCGGCGGAAAGATAGCCCTGAAAAGCATGGGGAAGTATGTGTCCTCTGAAAACGGGACACAACCTATTACGTGTAACCGTGCTACTGCCAGCGACTGGGAGAAGTTTGACTGGATAGCAAACGCTGATGGCACTTTCTCGCTACGCGGCAATAACGGGTTGTATGTTTCCAGTGAAAACGGAACGCAGCCGATGACCTGTAACAGGGCCACCATATCGGGATGGGAAGCATTCCGTCTTTAA
- a CDS encoding nuclease A inhibitor family protein codes for MSQNTLLENLTTRTTGILYYSESENPLTIESWGHVPAAEITGKIATRHQVAPNVVKTISSADFFNEVERAPDPNDAPIVENAQRFKALHQFLKEHFTGIQVVRVEDGTSIPVYIVCHQPDDTCVALVTTAIES; via the coding sequence ATGAGCCAAAATACTTTATTAGAGAACCTAACCACCAGGACCACCGGCATTTTATATTACAGTGAATCGGAGAACCCATTGACCATCGAGTCATGGGGGCATGTTCCGGCAGCTGAAATAACCGGTAAGATCGCCACCCGGCATCAGGTTGCGCCCAACGTAGTAAAAACCATCAGTTCAGCAGATTTTTTCAACGAAGTAGAGAGAGCACCAGACCCGAACGACGCCCCCATTGTAGAAAACGCACAAAGATTCAAAGCCCTGCATCAATTCCTGAAAGAACATTTTACCGGCATACAGGTAGTCCGGGTGGAAGACGGCACCAGTATTCCGGTGTACATCGTTTGCCATCAGCCGGATGACACCTGCGTAGCGCTGGTGACCACAGCGATAGAGTCGTAA
- a CDS encoding efflux RND transporter periplasmic adaptor subunit: protein MTKTCNNNMRIIASISSLLILSACGHHSPAPAAGADTPASDTVPVFILKQDTLKKTAEFPAELVPYENAELFAKVQGFVKEMKVDMGDRVKKGQVLAVIEAPEVNSRLAESEAAVQAAKAKWTSSKDQYERLYRASQANTPGIVAPVDLERSRNQMQADSATFVAAGRQAQSYKAVSGYLYIIAPFDGVVTARKADPGSLVGTNAMLLTVQNNNVLRLRAAVPEIYVATADKLQHIDFRVDAYPTERFKAVLTRKSETIDPNTRTELWEFKVDNSDHRLKAGAFCYVKVPLERNTPSFVVPFAAVATTQEKKFVIRVKDGKAEWVDVRPGMTVDAGVEIFGNIAAGDTLLSKATDERKPGSTGLWTIKK, encoded by the coding sequence ATGACAAAAACATGCAATAACAATATGCGGATAATCGCCTCCATCTCTTCACTGCTCATTCTTTCAGCCTGCGGCCATCATTCACCGGCACCGGCCGCCGGTGCCGATACGCCGGCATCAGACACCGTGCCTGTATTTATCCTGAAACAGGACACGCTGAAGAAAACAGCAGAATTTCCCGCAGAACTGGTGCCTTATGAAAATGCGGAACTCTTTGCCAAAGTACAGGGCTTTGTAAAGGAGATGAAAGTGGATATGGGCGACCGTGTTAAGAAAGGACAGGTATTGGCCGTAATTGAAGCGCCGGAGGTGAACAGCCGGCTGGCAGAATCAGAAGCCGCTGTGCAGGCAGCCAAAGCTAAATGGACATCCAGCAAAGACCAGTACGAGCGGTTATACCGTGCATCACAGGCCAATACGCCCGGCATCGTGGCGCCGGTGGACCTGGAGCGCAGCCGCAACCAGATGCAGGCCGACAGCGCCACTTTCGTGGCCGCCGGCAGACAGGCACAATCCTACAAAGCGGTATCAGGGTATTTATATATCATAGCGCCCTTTGACGGCGTTGTTACCGCCCGTAAAGCCGATCCGGGTTCGCTGGTCGGCACCAACGCCATGCTGCTCACCGTGCAGAACAACAACGTGCTGCGTTTACGCGCCGCCGTACCTGAGATATATGTGGCCACCGCGGACAAGCTTCAACATATCGACTTCCGTGTAGATGCCTATCCGACTGAACGTTTTAAGGCAGTCCTCACCCGCAAGTCAGAAACCATCGACCCCAATACCCGCACCGAATTATGGGAATTTAAAGTAGACAACAGCGATCACCGGCTGAAAGCAGGCGCTTTTTGTTATGTAAAAGTTCCGCTGGAAAGAAACACGCCATCCTTCGTGGTGCCCTTTGCAGCAGTGGCCACCACGCAGGAAAAGAAATTCGTCATCCGTGTGAAAGATGGAAAAGCCGAATGGGTGGACGTCCGCCCGGGCATGACGGTAGACGCAGGCGTGGAGATATTTGGCAATATCGCCGCAGGGGACACTTTGCTGAGTAAGGCCACAGACGAAAGGAAGCCAGGCAGCACCGGCCTGTGGACAATAAAAAAATAA
- the chrA gene encoding chromate efflux transporter encodes MEYHKDSTTQRLKEVAFSTFKLGCIGFGGIAGMVATIENEMVVKRKWIDHQHFMDVLSTSYIIPGPNAVEVIMHCGKERAGRLGLIVAGVCYIFPAMVICLLFGYFYQKYSALPDVQGFIYGLRPATTALVIATVFRLSATTLKRNTTLIVLCVLVFAGSWFGLNEVLLILGAGALNYFAHRMKNKMASWSGWLLVPATQGSAGAFSSLKLFSIFLKIGAVLYGSGYVLFAYMDESLVRKNHWLTRQQLMDAIAVGQITPGPILSSATFAGYLIHGLSGGVLATIGIFLPSFFISFFLHRLLSSARKSDRLRVFLDGLSAASVSVIAVVGLHLLLASAAEWRSAVILAVCLGITLVWKKLSTVYVILIGSLGGFLLLHL; translated from the coding sequence ATGGAATACCATAAAGACTCAACAACCCAACGACTGAAAGAAGTGGCTTTTTCCACGTTCAAGCTGGGCTGTATTGGTTTTGGCGGTATCGCCGGGATGGTGGCCACCATCGAAAATGAAATGGTGGTGAAGCGAAAGTGGATAGACCATCAGCATTTTATGGATGTGCTCAGCACCTCTTACATCATACCCGGCCCTAACGCCGTAGAGGTGATCATGCATTGCGGCAAAGAGCGGGCCGGTCGACTGGGGCTCATCGTGGCCGGTGTATGTTACATCTTTCCCGCTATGGTGATCTGCCTGTTGTTTGGATACTTCTATCAAAAATACAGTGCGCTGCCGGACGTGCAGGGCTTTATTTACGGCCTGCGCCCGGCCACTACGGCACTGGTCATCGCCACTGTGTTCCGCTTGTCTGCTACCACCCTCAAACGGAACACCACGCTGATAGTTTTGTGTGTACTGGTCTTTGCAGGCTCCTGGTTTGGACTCAATGAAGTGTTGTTGATATTAGGCGCAGGGGCATTAAATTATTTCGCTCACAGGATGAAAAATAAAATGGCGTCCTGGAGCGGGTGGTTGCTGGTACCGGCAACACAGGGCAGTGCCGGCGCTTTCTCCAGCTTAAAACTGTTTTCCATCTTCCTGAAAATCGGAGCGGTATTATACGGCAGCGGGTACGTATTGTTTGCTTACATGGATGAATCGCTGGTCAGGAAAAACCACTGGCTTACCCGGCAACAGCTGATGGACGCCATTGCCGTTGGACAGATAACGCCAGGCCCTATCCTCTCCAGTGCCACCTTTGCCGGTTATCTGATCCATGGCCTTTCCGGTGGAGTGCTGGCTACCATTGGCATATTCCTGCCTTCCTTTTTTATCTCTTTCTTTCTGCATAGGCTGCTGTCGTCCGCCCGCAAAAGCGACCGGCTCCGGGTATTCCTGGACGGGCTTAGTGCTGCTTCAGTGTCCGTTATAGCAGTAGTGGGGCTGCACCTGCTGCTCGCCTCTGCTGCGGAGTGGCGCAGCGCCGTGATACTGGCCGTCTGCCTGGGAATCACGCTGGTATGGAAAAAACTGAGCACGGTGTATGTGATATTGATCGGCAGCCTGGGTGGATTTTTATTGTTGCACTTATAA
- a CDS encoding GNAT family N-acetyltransferase — translation MTAISKIRPLQPDDNQQLGTIIRQVLEEFHANKPGTAYFDNNLYELYSAFAIPNAAYWIVEVDGSVAGGAGIFPVPGLPPAHCELVKLYLLPEARGLGLGKQLIARCLQSARSFGYTHVYLETLPELEQAIPLYEKMGFTYLPAPLGNAVHFGCSIWMIKALAL, via the coding sequence ATGACAGCGATCAGTAAAATCAGGCCACTGCAACCGGACGACAATCAGCAGCTGGGCACTATTATACGACAGGTGCTGGAGGAATTCCATGCCAACAAACCCGGCACCGCCTATTTCGACAATAACCTTTATGAACTATACAGCGCTTTCGCCATCCCCAATGCCGCTTACTGGATTGTAGAAGTAGACGGCAGCGTGGCTGGCGGCGCCGGTATCTTCCCGGTACCCGGACTGCCGCCCGCACACTGCGAGCTGGTGAAACTTTACCTGTTACCCGAAGCCAGGGGCCTCGGCCTGGGCAAACAGCTCATCGCGCGATGCCTGCAATCCGCCAGGTCTTTCGGATACACCCACGTATACCTGGAAACACTGCCCGAACTGGAACAGGCCATCCCCCTCTATGAAAAAATGGGATTTACCTATTTGCCTGCGCCGCTGGGCAACGCCGTTCATTTTGGCTGCAGCATATGGATGATAAAAGCACTCGCATTATGA
- a CDS encoding DNA/RNA non-specific endonuclease, with protein MKQFIRHCMIICLGGLLFSACKKEADIQPREMEQPRSTITESVVVLNEDFESGSKTAYAIGNVTLSSGSWTLDDALIGNLAADLKNGTKSVRIRNTGSITTNFSTSSAAGTVTVTVKHGTYGTDANSSWQLWTSADNGATWTQQGNTITTSNSLQTATFSFQSTGNLRISIRKTSGSTNRINIDDVNITAGSTGGGGGGTNPGDDNNLLLGNPSNALADVASENNYLMVKPYYTLSYSRGRATPNWVSWHIQSSDLGSISRTNDFRADTDLPAGWYQVQNSSYSGSGFDRGHNCPSADRTATADANSATFLMTNMMPQAPNNNQKTWANLENYTRDLVKAGNEVFVICGSYGQGGTGSLGGVTTTIDNGRVTVPSNIWKVVVVIPDGSNDLNRINGNTRVIAINTPNSNDINTDWTQYKTTVRDIESATGYNLLSNLRPSLQDSLETRIDP; from the coding sequence ATGAAACAATTCATCAGGCATTGTATGATCATTTGCCTGGGCGGTTTATTGTTTTCTGCCTGTAAAAAAGAGGCAGACATCCAGCCCCGGGAAATGGAACAACCACGTTCCACCATTACAGAATCCGTAGTGGTCCTTAATGAAGACTTTGAATCGGGCAGTAAAACAGCTTATGCCATCGGCAATGTAACCCTGAGCAGCGGCTCCTGGACCCTGGACGACGCTTTGATCGGCAATCTGGCTGCCGACCTGAAAAACGGAACTAAATCCGTTCGTATCAGAAACACCGGTAGCATCACCACCAATTTCAGTACCAGCAGTGCAGCCGGCACCGTTACTGTGACTGTTAAACACGGCACCTACGGCACCGATGCTAACAGCAGCTGGCAACTCTGGACATCCGCCGACAACGGCGCCACCTGGACACAGCAAGGAAATACCATCACCACTTCCAACAGTCTGCAAACAGCTACTTTCAGCTTCCAGTCAACCGGCAACCTGCGCATCTCCATCCGTAAAACATCCGGCAGTACCAACAGGATCAACATCGACGATGTGAACATCACAGCCGGCAGCACCGGCGGTGGCGGCGGTGGCACCAATCCCGGCGATGACAACAACCTGTTGCTGGGCAACCCCAGCAATGCGCTGGCCGACGTGGCTTCGGAGAACAACTACCTGATGGTGAAACCTTATTATACTTTATCATATAGCCGTGGCCGTGCTACCCCTAACTGGGTAAGCTGGCATATCCAGTCATCTGATCTCGGCAGCATCTCCAGGACCAACGACTTCCGCGCCGACACCGACCTGCCCGCAGGCTGGTACCAGGTGCAGAACAGCAGCTATTCCGGTTCCGGGTTTGACCGTGGCCACAACTGCCCGTCAGCCGACAGGACAGCTACTGCAGACGCCAACTCCGCCACCTTCCTGATGACCAATATGATGCCACAGGCGCCTAACAATAACCAGAAAACCTGGGCCAACCTGGAAAACTATACCCGCGACCTCGTGAAGGCCGGCAACGAAGTATTCGTTATCTGCGGTTCCTACGGCCAGGGCGGTACCGGCTCACTGGGCGGTGTCACCACCACCATCGACAACGGCCGTGTGACCGTTCCTTCCAATATCTGGAAAGTAGTGGTAGTAATCCCTGATGGCAGCAATGACCTGAACAGGATCAACGGCAACACCCGCGTAATTGCCATCAATACGCCCAACAGTAATGATATCAATACCGACTGGACCCAGTATAAAACAACTGTTCGCGACATCGAAAGCGCAACAGGTTATAATTTGCTGTCCAATCTGCGCCCATCGCTGCAGGACAGCCTGGAAACGAGGATTGATCCGTGA
- a CDS encoding helix-turn-helix domain-containing protein — translation MSGSIPVQLATGTYVGTKVKERVFGAVITSETSFVPNMASDWHFHSNPHFSHILEGGSKEVRKGGSDRQYAGTGLYYYPGVAHQNIDYLPGTRIFNIELTGNFFETFGLSHPPPSLMFGDKCQLNTSGLVRIMKEHYLNDAASAIAMDQLCVDLIAPCQEDFRCYPEWTEKIRDIMYDHWDTPLSLPFLAAQLDLHPVTISRYFSRYFGCSAGEYLRKIKVERAISLIKKEQVTLTDIAYECGFTDQAHFTKTFRRITGMLPNQYRKI, via the coding sequence ATGTCAGGTTCTATTCCGGTTCAGCTTGCAACAGGCACTTACGTTGGCACGAAGGTGAAAGAGCGCGTTTTTGGCGCTGTCATCACCAGCGAGACCTCCTTTGTGCCCAATATGGCGTCCGACTGGCACTTTCATTCCAACCCGCATTTCTCCCATATCCTGGAAGGCGGAAGCAAGGAAGTAAGAAAAGGCGGAAGCGACAGGCAATATGCAGGCACTGGCCTCTATTACTATCCCGGCGTGGCGCACCAGAATATTGACTATCTCCCCGGCACCCGTATTTTTAATATAGAGCTGACTGGTAATTTCTTTGAGACCTTCGGGCTGTCTCATCCTCCACCGTCGCTGATGTTCGGCGACAAGTGCCAGCTGAACACCAGCGGACTTGTCCGGATCATGAAGGAACATTACCTCAACGACGCAGCGTCCGCCATTGCGATGGACCAGCTGTGCGTGGACCTTATCGCGCCCTGCCAGGAAGATTTCCGCTGCTATCCGGAATGGACAGAGAAGATCAGGGATATCATGTACGACCACTGGGACACACCGCTGTCATTGCCATTCCTGGCGGCACAGCTGGACCTTCACCCGGTGACCATCTCCCGCTATTTCTCCCGTTATTTCGGATGCTCCGCAGGTGAATATCTCCGGAAAATAAAAGTGGAACGCGCTATCTCCCTCATCAAAAAAGAACAGGTAACCCTCACTGATATAGCCTATGAATGCGGGTTTACCGATCAGGCCCACTTCACAAAGACCTTCCGGCGCATCACCGGCATGCTGCCCAACCAGTACAGAAAAATCTGA